Proteins encoded together in one Pseudomonas oryzicola window:
- a CDS encoding threonine synthase: MQYTSTRGNEIRVDFRTALLSGLAADGGLYVPTAVPIFSQQEIASWSWLPFDELAWRVMAPFVGDTLDEPTLRALVSDSYRGFRHRGIAPLQQIGHNEWILQLFHGPTRSSKDFAAQLQARLIRHFLGADCERVMLVGASNGDTAVAAIDALRHCPTARLLALYPNAGTPPDRAAVMRSAAGESVSCVAVAGSFDDCQSLVSALLRAWPCPELIPVSFNSTNWVGVLAQIVFYFHAALQLGGGIRPVGFSIPTASFAEIYAGFIAQKMGLPINQIIVSTNRNDALHRFIHCNRYSRGSTSQTLSPVMDFSLFSNLERFVWELYDRDGGATRALMEHFEDCGELSIGNRQWLHARMLFDSYAVDDALIREEIVTLFQETGTAVDPHAATGAFAGRLHRRNIGAPIVTLGQFAPEKSAALLAELGAWHGEVPASGAGAAGSGPLLAPEDLAGVHELLAQLQARR, from the coding sequence ATGCAGTACACATCCACGCGCGGCAACGAGATACGAGTTGATTTCCGCACGGCGCTGCTTTCCGGGCTGGCCGCCGATGGCGGGCTGTACGTGCCGACTGCGGTGCCGATATTCAGCCAGCAGGAAATCGCCAGCTGGTCCTGGCTGCCGTTCGATGAACTGGCCTGGCGGGTGATGGCACCGTTTGTCGGCGATACCCTCGATGAGCCGACCCTCAGGGCGCTGGTCAGCGACAGCTATCGCGGGTTCAGGCACCGTGGCATCGCGCCGTTGCAGCAGATTGGCCATAACGAATGGATCCTGCAGCTGTTTCACGGGCCGACCCGCTCCTCCAAGGACTTTGCCGCGCAGTTGCAGGCGCGGCTCATCCGTCATTTCCTCGGCGCCGATTGCGAGCGGGTGATGCTAGTCGGTGCCAGCAACGGCGATACCGCGGTGGCGGCCATCGACGCCTTGCGTCATTGCCCGACGGCACGCCTGCTGGCGCTGTACCCCAACGCCGGTACGCCGCCCGATCGGGCCGCGGTGATGCGCAGTGCCGCGGGCGAAAGCGTCAGTTGCGTGGCCGTGGCCGGCAGCTTCGATGACTGCCAGTCGCTGGTTTCGGCGCTGCTGCGCGCATGGCCGTGCCCCGAGCTGATTCCGGTCAGCTTCAATTCGACCAACTGGGTCGGCGTGCTGGCGCAGATCGTGTTCTATTTCCACGCGGCGCTGCAGTTGGGCGGGGGAATCCGGCCGGTCGGTTTCAGCATTCCCACCGCCAGTTTTGCCGAGATCTACGCGGGCTTCATCGCCCAGAAGATGGGCCTGCCGATCAACCAGATCATTGTCTCCACCAACCGCAACGATGCCTTGCACCGGTTCATCCATTGCAACCGCTACAGCCGTGGCTCAACCAGCCAGACCTTGTCGCCGGTCATGGACTTCTCGCTGTTCTCCAACCTGGAGCGCTTCGTCTGGGAGCTATACGACCGCGACGGCGGGGCGACCAGGGCGCTGATGGAGCACTTCGAGGATTGCGGTGAGCTGAGCATCGGCAACCGCCAGTGGCTGCACGCGCGCATGCTGTTCGACTCGTACGCCGTGGACGACGCGCTGATCCGCGAGGAAATCGTCACGCTGTTCCAGGAAACCGGCACTGCGGTAGACCCGCATGCGGCAACCGGGGCATTCGCCGGGCGCCTGCACCGGCGCAACATTGGCGCGCCGATCGTCACGCTGGGGCAGTTTGCCCCGGAAAAGTCCGCCGCGCTGCTAGCGGAACTTGGGGCCTGGCACGGCGAGGTGCCAGCCAGCGGCGCTGGCGCTGCAGGCAGCGGGCCGCTGCTCGCGCCCGAGGACCTGGCGGGGGTTCATGAACTGCTGGCCCAGTTGCAGGCAAGACGATGA
- a CDS encoding malate dehydrogenase → MNKLSIVGAGIVGEAAAQIIARDELCRELVLMDVQGDMAKGKALDVWQAAVEAGSDTRVHGGGNAELLQGSELVVITAGVPRKPGQSRQDVLATNLPILDGIMAGIEQHAPAATVLVVSNPVDVLTYRAWSLSGQGRNKVFGQAGVLDTARMKCFIAEQTGFSARDITALVLGGHGDSMVPLMRYCQIGSVPLSHFLSSEQIEQIVERTRKGGGEILGLKKLGSACDAPGVAIAQMVDAIANGRNRILPAVAILEGEYGRKDIAMGVPCVLADEGLAQVIELPLDAQEQAMFDQSADQVARDIAEMKAL, encoded by the coding sequence GTGAACAAACTGTCAATCGTAGGCGCCGGCATTGTCGGCGAGGCGGCGGCCCAGATCATTGCCCGCGACGAGTTGTGCCGTGAACTGGTGCTGATGGACGTGCAGGGTGACATGGCCAAGGGCAAGGCGCTGGACGTGTGGCAAGCTGCAGTCGAAGCTGGTTCCGATACCCGTGTGCATGGCGGCGGCAACGCCGAATTGCTGCAGGGTTCCGAGCTGGTGGTGATCACCGCAGGCGTGCCGCGCAAGCCGGGCCAGTCGCGTCAGGATGTACTCGCTACCAACCTGCCCATCCTCGACGGCATCATGGCCGGCATCGAGCAACATGCGCCGGCTGCCACAGTGCTGGTAGTGTCCAATCCGGTCGATGTGCTCACCTACCGCGCCTGGAGCCTCAGCGGGCAGGGGCGCAACAAGGTGTTCGGCCAGGCAGGGGTGCTGGATACCGCGCGGATGAAATGTTTCATCGCCGAACAGACCGGTTTCTCCGCCCGTGATATCACCGCGTTGGTGCTGGGCGGGCATGGCGACAGCATGGTGCCGCTGATGCGCTACTGCCAGATCGGTTCGGTGCCGTTGTCGCACTTCCTGTCCAGTGAGCAGATCGAGCAGATCGTCGAGCGCACGCGCAAAGGTGGCGGCGAGATCCTTGGCTTGAAGAAGCTGGGCAGCGCCTGCGATGCGCCGGGCGTGGCCATTGCGCAGATGGTGGATGCGATCGCCAACGGGCGCAACCGCATCTTGCCGGCGGTGGCAATTCTGGAGGGCGAGTATGGGCGCAAGGATATTGCCATGGGCGTGCCTTGCGTATTGGCCGATGAGGGGCTGGCGCAGGTTATCGAGTTGCCGCTGGATGCGCAGGAACAGGCAATGTTCGACCAGTCGGCCGATCAGGTGGCGCGGGATATCGCCGAAATGAAAGCGCTGTGA
- a CDS encoding Lrp/AsnC family transcriptional regulator: MKRILDPLDERILAELTANARIAHAELGLKVNLSRNAVRQRIERLERDGAIQGYTLRIGEGRRPTSLINAVIFVYRYDRMRGEAVLDALRQIPEVIQCEVLSGEFDLQLRVEASSPERVHHVWKEIAAMPGVENTVTSFVLATVI; the protein is encoded by the coding sequence ATGAAGCGCATTCTCGACCCCCTCGACGAGCGCATTCTCGCCGAACTCACCGCCAATGCGCGCATTGCCCATGCCGAGCTGGGGCTGAAAGTGAACCTGTCGCGCAACGCGGTTCGCCAGCGCATCGAGCGCCTGGAGCGTGACGGGGCCATCCAGGGCTACACCTTGCGCATTGGCGAAGGACGACGGCCGACCTCGTTGATCAACGCGGTGATCTTCGTCTACCGCTACGACCGCATGCGCGGTGAAGCGGTGCTCGATGCCCTGCGCCAGATCCCCGAGGTGATCCAGTGCGAGGTGCTCAGCGGCGAATTCGACCTGCAGCTGCGCGTCGAGGCCTCCAGCCCGGAGCGGGTGCATCATGTATGGAAGGAAATTGCTGCCATGCCCGGGGTCGAGAACACGGTGACGTCGTTCGTCCTGGCCACGGTGATCTGA
- a CDS encoding cystathionine gamma-synthase family protein: protein MNNNEKFEGSAAAGVGTRVVWGGEQVQHPYNATQTPIVVSAAYGYNDIDAWYDVALGKLPGYIYSRMSNPTVATLEAKLCELEQAESAVAFSSGMAAISAVLHTFLCTGKRVVSTRDSYGGTNKIFEEFLPRMGVQVCLCDTLDTEVLEREIAAGCDLLYLETPTNPTLKVLDIQRLCAAARQVGAVVVADNTFATPLNQNPLALGVDVVVHSATKFLSGHGDVLGGVVCGAEPLMAQVRHYREINGAALDPFSAYLIIRGIKTLALRLRQQQASAQALAQYLSSEPLVEAVNYPGLPEHPGHAIAKAQMRGFGAIVSFVLKGGMPTVARLLPRLKYAHRAGNLGAVETIYGPARTTSHVENTLEERLALGISEGLVRISVGIEDTEDLLADLAQACASVRQELAAAKELHGDAYAGLAEVQA, encoded by the coding sequence ATGAACAACAACGAAAAATTCGAGGGCAGTGCAGCGGCCGGTGTCGGTACGCGCGTGGTGTGGGGCGGGGAGCAAGTGCAGCACCCGTACAACGCCACCCAGACCCCGATCGTGGTCAGCGCCGCCTACGGCTACAACGATATCGACGCCTGGTACGACGTGGCCCTGGGCAAGCTGCCGGGCTACATCTACAGCCGCATGAGCAACCCGACGGTCGCCACCCTGGAAGCCAAGCTGTGCGAGCTGGAGCAGGCCGAGTCGGCAGTGGCGTTCAGCAGTGGCATGGCGGCCATCAGCGCGGTGCTGCATACCTTCCTCTGCACCGGCAAGCGCGTGGTGTCGACCCGCGACAGCTACGGTGGCACCAACAAGATCTTCGAAGAGTTCCTGCCGCGCATGGGCGTGCAGGTGTGCCTGTGCGATACCCTCGATACCGAGGTGCTGGAGCGCGAAATCGCCGCGGGCTGCGACCTGCTGTACCTGGAAACCCCTACCAACCCGACCTTGAAGGTACTGGACATCCAGCGCCTGTGTGCGGCCGCCCGGCAGGTAGGTGCGGTGGTGGTGGCCGACAACACCTTCGCCACCCCGCTGAACCAGAACCCGCTGGCCCTGGGCGTGGATGTGGTGGTGCACAGCGCCACCAAATTCCTCTCCGGGCACGGTGACGTGCTGGGCGGGGTGGTTTGCGGTGCCGAGCCACTGATGGCGCAGGTACGTCACTACCGTGAGATCAACGGTGCGGCGCTGGACCCGTTTTCCGCCTACCTGATCATCCGCGGTATCAAGACCCTGGCTTTGCGCCTGCGGCAGCAACAGGCCAGTGCCCAGGCCCTGGCCCAGTACCTGAGCAGCGAACCGCTGGTCGAAGCGGTCAATTACCCGGGGTTGCCCGAGCACCCGGGCCATGCGATTGCCAAGGCCCAGATGCGCGGCTTCGGAGCCATTGTCAGCTTCGTGCTCAAGGGCGGCATGCCCACCGTGGCGCGGCTGCTGCCGCGCCTGAAGTATGCCCATCGGGCAGGCAACCTGGGCGCGGTGGAAACCATCTATGGCCCGGCGCGCACCACCAGCCATGTGGAAAACACCCTCGAAGAACGCTTGGCCCTGGGCATCTCCGAAGGGCTGGTGCGTATTTCGGTGGGCATCGAAGACACCGAGGACCTGCTGGCAGACCTGGCACAGGCTTGTGCATCGGTGCGCCAGGAGTTGGCCGCAGCAAAGGAATTGCACGGTGACGCGTACGCCGGCCTGGCCGAAGTACAGGCCTGA
- a CDS encoding amino acid permease, with protein MSLQTTTTRNASAHGFKQDMQTRHIVMLALGGVIGTGLFLTSGYTVNQAGPLGAVIAYILGAIMVYLVMMCLGELAVHMPEVGSFSSYATRYIGPGTGYMVAWMYWLTWTVAIGSEFTAAGILMVRWFPETPVWLWSALFGLAVFISNIISVRSFAETEFWLSLIKVLAVVAFLVAGGGAILGVFEITQAHSVGLGNFTREGLFPTGFWSIAMTLLAVAFAFSGTELIGIAAGETRDPEKNVPKAIRTTVLRLALFFVGTIFVLATLLPREQAGVVESPFVMAFEMIGIPYAADIMNFVIITALLSAANSGLYAAARMLWTLSDQGNMPRRYAALSRRGTPFNAIVLSMAGGMASLLSSVFAPDTIYLALVSISGLAVVVVWISIAASQMAFRRHYLANGGKLEDLKFRVRGYPFVPLAAIFCCVLACVGIAFDPAQRVALYFGLPFIAWCYLAYWLTCKYRAQRSLPLQAVTPGSEAA; from the coding sequence ATGTCCCTGCAGACAACTACAACGAGAAATGCTTCTGCGCATGGCTTCAAGCAGGATATGCAAACCCGCCATATCGTCATGCTGGCGCTGGGCGGTGTCATCGGTACCGGCCTGTTCCTGACCTCGGGCTACACGGTCAACCAGGCGGGGCCCCTGGGTGCGGTCATCGCCTATATCCTCGGCGCGATCATGGTCTACCTGGTGATGATGTGCCTGGGCGAACTGGCGGTGCACATGCCCGAGGTCGGCTCGTTCAGCAGTTATGCCACGCGCTACATCGGGCCGGGTACAGGCTACATGGTGGCCTGGATGTACTGGCTGACCTGGACCGTGGCCATCGGCTCGGAATTCACCGCCGCCGGTATCCTCATGGTGCGCTGGTTCCCCGAAACGCCTGTGTGGCTATGGAGTGCCCTGTTCGGCCTGGCGGTGTTCATCAGCAATATCATTTCGGTGCGCTCGTTTGCCGAAACCGAATTCTGGTTGTCATTGATCAAGGTGCTGGCCGTGGTTGCCTTCCTGGTGGCAGGTGGTGGAGCGATCCTCGGCGTCTTCGAAATCACTCAGGCCCACAGTGTCGGGCTGGGCAACTTCACCCGCGAAGGGCTGTTCCCCACCGGCTTCTGGTCGATTGCCATGACCCTGCTGGCGGTGGCCTTCGCCTTCTCGGGCACCGAGCTGATCGGCATTGCCGCCGGCGAAACCCGCGACCCGGAAAAGAACGTACCCAAGGCCATCCGCACCACGGTGCTGCGCCTGGCGCTGTTCTTCGTCGGCACCATTTTCGTCCTCGCCACCTTGTTGCCGCGTGAGCAGGCCGGCGTGGTGGAAAGCCCGTTCGTGATGGCCTTTGAAATGATCGGCATCCCCTACGCGGCGGACATCATGAACTTCGTCATCATCACTGCACTGCTGTCTGCAGCCAACTCCGGGCTCTATGCCGCTGCACGCATGCTCTGGACCCTCAGCGACCAAGGCAACATGCCACGCCGCTATGCCGCGCTGTCCCGCCGCGGCACGCCGTTCAATGCCATCGTCCTGAGCATGGCCGGTGGCATGGCTTCGCTGCTCAGCAGTGTGTTCGCGCCCGACACCATCTACCTGGCGCTGGTGTCCATTTCCGGGCTGGCAGTGGTGGTGGTGTGGATCAGCATCGCAGCCAGCCAGATGGCCTTCCGTCGTCATTACCTGGCCAATGGCGGCAAGCTCGAAGACCTGAAGTTCCGCGTGCGCGGCTACCCGTTCGTGCCACTGGCGGCGATCTTCTGCTGCGTACTGGCCTGCGTCGGCATCGCCTTCGACCCGGCCCAGCGCGTGGCCCTGTACTTTGGCTTGCCGTTCATCGCCTGGTGTTACCTGGCGTACTGGCTGACCTGCAAGTACCGCGCGCAGCGTTCGCTGCCGCTGCAGGCCGTGACGCCAGGTTCCGAGGCTGCCTGA
- a CDS encoding LysR substrate-binding domain-containing protein, which yields MTQKTLPPLNWLRAFEVSARYLNFTHAAEELHLTQGAVSQQIRHLEGQLGVALFKRLPRGLGLTEEGQSYLPVVQDAISRLAVGTNEIFGQRQRRPLKVRGSLSFLHFWLAPRLADFRRAHPQVDIRYISNLWVKELDAEDDLEIRWGSGQWTGVEAQRLTRDLLVPVCSPALIAGSPLREPRDLAHVPLLHVLGYEEGWGYWLERVGADQVDSSSGLQFDTLVSTLRMAELGLGVALARSSLVEDLLQEGRLVAPFTQRIEASESFYLVRGLGEALSSDAQAFSHWLVAMAHR from the coding sequence ATGACCCAGAAAACCCTGCCCCCCTTGAACTGGCTGAGAGCCTTCGAAGTGTCGGCGCGTTACCTGAACTTCACCCATGCCGCAGAAGAGCTGCACCTCACCCAGGGCGCCGTGAGCCAGCAGATACGGCATCTGGAAGGCCAGCTGGGGGTGGCGTTGTTCAAGCGTCTGCCCCGGGGGCTGGGTTTGACCGAAGAAGGGCAGTCCTACTTGCCGGTGGTGCAGGACGCGATCAGCCGCCTGGCGGTGGGCACCAATGAAATCTTCGGGCAACGCCAGCGGCGGCCCCTGAAGGTGCGCGGCAGCCTGTCGTTCCTGCACTTCTGGCTGGCCCCGCGGCTGGCCGATTTCCGCCGTGCCCACCCGCAGGTGGATATCCGTTACATCAGCAACCTGTGGGTCAAGGAGCTGGATGCCGAAGACGACCTGGAAATCCGCTGGGGCAGCGGCCAGTGGACTGGTGTGGAGGCACAGCGCCTGACCCGCGACCTGCTGGTGCCGGTCTGCTCGCCTGCGCTGATCGCAGGCTCCCCGTTGCGCGAGCCGCGCGACCTGGCCCATGTGCCGTTGTTGCATGTGCTGGGTTACGAGGAGGGCTGGGGCTACTGGCTGGAGCGGGTTGGCGCCGATCAGGTCGATTCCTCCAGCGGCCTGCAGTTCGACACGTTGGTGTCAACCTTGCGTATGGCGGAGTTGGGGCTTGGGGTGGCGCTGGCGCGTTCCTCGCTGGTCGAAGACTTGTTGCAGGAAGGGCGGCTGGTAGCGCCTTTTACCCAGCGTATCGAGGCCAGCGAGTCGTTCTACCTGGTGCGCGGCCTGGGTGAGGCGTTGTCCAGCGATGCCCAGGCCTTCAGCCACTGGCTGGTGGCGATGGCTCACCGTTAA
- a CDS encoding homocysteine S-methyltransferase family protein yields MVILDGGMGRELQRSGAPFRQPEWSALALSEAPEAVVGVHASFIAAGAQVITSNSYAVVPFHIGEERFAKEGRQLANIAGQLARHAADVAAHPVKVAGSLPPLFGSYRPDLFQPERVAEVLSPLLQGLAPHVDLWLAETQSSVAEVRAIHAHLPEDGKPFWVSFTLQDEEVDDTPRLRSGEPVADAIEAVVGMGVAAVLFNCSQPEVIGAAVDVARSVIERHNADVAIGAYANAFPPQSKEATANDGLDELREDLDPPGYLAWAADWRKRGASMIGGCCGIGPEHIAELKHNLS; encoded by the coding sequence ATGGTGATTCTCGACGGTGGCATGGGCCGTGAACTGCAGCGCAGTGGGGCGCCGTTTCGCCAGCCCGAATGGTCGGCCCTGGCGCTGAGCGAGGCGCCCGAAGCGGTGGTCGGCGTACATGCCTCGTTCATCGCCGCCGGTGCCCAGGTCATTACCAGCAACAGTTATGCGGTGGTGCCTTTCCACATTGGCGAGGAGCGTTTTGCCAAGGAAGGGCGCCAGCTGGCCAATATCGCGGGGCAGCTGGCGCGGCACGCAGCCGATGTCGCTGCGCACCCGGTCAAGGTCGCGGGCTCGTTGCCGCCGCTGTTCGGCTCCTACCGCCCGGACCTGTTCCAGCCCGAGCGCGTCGCGGAAGTGCTGTCGCCGCTGTTGCAGGGCCTGGCTCCGCACGTCGACCTGTGGCTGGCAGAAACCCAGAGCTCGGTGGCCGAAGTACGGGCCATCCATGCCCACCTGCCGGAAGACGGCAAGCCGTTCTGGGTGTCTTTCACCCTGCAGGACGAAGAAGTGGACGACACCCCGCGCCTGCGTTCCGGCGAGCCGGTGGCCGATGCCATCGAAGCCGTGGTCGGTATGGGTGTGGCGGCCGTGCTGTTCAACTGCAGCCAGCCCGAGGTCATCGGTGCTGCGGTGGATGTGGCGCGCTCGGTGATCGAGCGACACAACGCTGACGTTGCCATCGGCGCCTATGCCAACGCCTTCCCGCCGCAGTCGAAGGAAGCCACCGCCAATGATGGCCTGGATGAGCTGCGCGAAGACCTCGATCCGCCGGGTTACCTGGCATGGGCCGCTGACTGGCGCAAGCGGGGTGCGAGCATGATCGGTGGCTGCTGTGGCATCGGCCCGGAGCACATTGCCGAGCTGAAACACAATCTGTCGTGA
- a CDS encoding ABC transporter substrate-binding protein, which produces MRFSTVLGAGLVLLATASQAFAGATLERVESRKELVNVLMESYPPFSFVNEQNQLAGFDVDVAKAVADKLGVKLRLETPSWDVIAAGRWSGRYDICICSMTPSKARAEVFDFPVEYYASPAVIVVNAKDERIHGAKDLDGRKVGLTSASSYESYLNKNLVIEGKEEQKIDYPFDFVQIAPYDTDNVAFQDLGLGAGVRLDAILTNLVTAQPRLDQDKRFKLAGAPLYEEPNSVAIEKGDPEWDAKVRQVFAELKADGTLAKLSQKWIGADISK; this is translated from the coding sequence ATGCGATTTTCTACTGTGCTCGGTGCGGGCCTCGTGCTGCTCGCTACTGCTTCCCAGGCCTTTGCTGGCGCCACGCTGGAGCGGGTTGAATCGCGCAAGGAACTGGTCAACGTGCTGATGGAAAGCTACCCGCCGTTTTCCTTCGTCAACGAGCAGAACCAGCTGGCTGGTTTCGACGTGGATGTGGCCAAGGCCGTGGCAGACAAGCTGGGCGTCAAGCTGCGCCTGGAAACCCCGTCGTGGGACGTGATCGCCGCTGGCCGCTGGAGTGGCCGCTATGACATCTGCATCTGCTCGATGACCCCGAGCAAGGCCCGCGCCGAGGTGTTCGACTTCCCGGTGGAGTACTACGCATCGCCTGCGGTGATCGTGGTCAACGCCAAGGATGAACGCATCCATGGGGCGAAAGACCTGGACGGTCGCAAGGTTGGTCTGACCAGTGCATCGAGCTACGAGAGCTACCTGAACAAGAACCTGGTGATAGAAGGCAAGGAAGAGCAGAAGATCGACTACCCCTTCGACTTCGTGCAGATCGCGCCGTACGACACCGACAACGTCGCCTTCCAGGACCTGGGCCTGGGTGCCGGTGTGCGCCTGGACGCCATCCTCACCAATCTGGTGACGGCGCAGCCGCGCCTGGACCAGGACAAGCGCTTCAAGCTGGCCGGCGCCCCGCTGTATGAAGAGCCGAACTCGGTAGCCATCGAAAAAGGCGACCCCGAGTGGGATGCCAAGGTGCGTCAGGTATTTGCCGAGCTGAAGGCTGATGGCACCCTGGCCAAGCTGTCGCAGAAATGGATCGGCGCCGATATCAGCAAATGA
- a CDS encoding amino acid ABC transporter permease translates to MSTFPPSLKPVVKATGAGLFGFRTRLLLTWLALFGLFVAFFLSFDLKFSIILEKFPNLAGFKLGPNGFLQGAALTLFLCLCSMVVSVLFGFAAALARLSTSAVLVGIASFYTSFFRGTPLLIQILLIYLGLPQLGLVPGAISAGIIALSLNYGAYLSEIFRAGILGVARGQREAALALGMRTPQIFWHIVLPQAMRVIIPPTANQFISMLKDSSLISVMGVWEVMFLAQSYGRSSYRYLEMLTTAAVIYWVLSILLELVQARLERHFGRAYQR, encoded by the coding sequence ATGAGCACCTTTCCCCCGTCCCTCAAACCCGTGGTGAAAGCCACGGGTGCCGGCCTGTTCGGCTTTCGCACCCGGTTGCTGCTGACCTGGCTGGCGCTGTTCGGCCTGTTCGTCGCATTTTTTCTCAGCTTCGACCTGAAGTTCTCGATCATCCTGGAGAAGTTCCCGAACCTCGCCGGTTTCAAGCTCGGGCCCAACGGTTTTCTGCAGGGTGCGGCGCTGACCCTGTTCCTGTGCCTGTGTTCGATGGTGGTGTCGGTACTGTTCGGCTTTGCCGCCGCGTTGGCGCGCTTGTCGACCAGTGCGGTGCTGGTGGGCATCGCCAGCTTCTACACCTCGTTCTTTCGCGGGACACCGCTGCTGATCCAGATCCTGCTGATCTACCTGGGGCTGCCACAGCTGGGCCTGGTGCCGGGCGCCATCAGTGCCGGCATCATCGCCTTGTCGCTGAACTATGGGGCCTACCTGAGCGAGATCTTCCGCGCCGGCATCCTCGGCGTCGCCCGCGGGCAGCGTGAAGCGGCGCTGGCGCTGGGCATGCGCACGCCGCAGATCTTCTGGCACATCGTCCTGCCCCAGGCCATGCGCGTGATCATTCCGCCGACGGCCAACCAGTTCATCTCGATGCTCAAGGACTCGTCGCTGATCTCGGTGATGGGTGTCTGGGAGGTGATGTTCCTGGCGCAGTCGTACGGGCGCTCGAGCTACCGCTACCTGGAGATGCTGACCACGGCAGCAGTGATCTACTGGGTGCTGTCGATCCTGCTGGAGCTGGTGCAGGCGCGGCTGGAGCGGCATTTTGGCCGGGCGTATCAGCGCTAA
- the leuA gene encoding 2-isopropylmalate synthase yields MMLKDPSTKYRHFATVDLPDRTWPGRVQKVAPTWCSVDMRDGNQALIEPMNAERKRRFFDLLVKVGFKQIEVGFPAASQTDFDYLRELIESGAIPDDVTIQVMTQARTHLIERTFEALKGVPRAIVHVYNATAPVFREVVFGVDRAGCIGIATQATREIKALMQANPQTQWTYQYSPETFCFTELDFGLEICEAVIDEFQPTPCNKMILNLPTTVEVATANVFADQIEWFCRHVKKRDSVIISVHPHNDRGTGVATAEQACLAGAERVEGTLFGNGERTGNVDILTLAMNLYTSGISPELDFSDIIHVQREVEYCNQLPTHPRHPYAGELVFTAFSGSHQDAIKKGFARRRDNPDGYWEIPYLPIDPADMGRNYEAVIRVNSQSGKGGVAYLLEQQGIVLPRRLQMEFSGLVQRVADAKGQEVTSEMILSSFTNDYLQRGKPYTLTQPVITTGDAGTCISAQLAFEGGRVTLAGKGNGPLAGLANAFAAQGLSFDIADYHEHAVRDGAEAEAIAYVEIRVHGQLLFGVGRDNSSLQASLQAVVSAVCRATRQGLLEPIGDAVAVLN; encoded by the coding sequence ATGATGTTGAAGGACCCTTCCACCAAGTACCGCCATTTCGCCACCGTGGATCTCCCGGACCGCACATGGCCGGGCAGGGTACAAAAAGTGGCGCCCACTTGGTGCAGTGTCGATATGCGAGACGGCAACCAGGCGCTGATAGAGCCGATGAATGCCGAGCGCAAACGCCGCTTCTTCGATCTTTTGGTCAAGGTAGGCTTCAAGCAGATCGAAGTAGGCTTCCCGGCGGCCTCGCAGACCGACTTCGATTACCTGCGCGAGTTGATCGAAAGCGGTGCAATCCCTGACGACGTCACCATCCAGGTCATGACCCAGGCCCGTACCCACCTGATCGAACGTACCTTCGAAGCGCTCAAGGGCGTGCCGCGGGCGATCGTGCATGTCTACAATGCCACCGCTCCGGTATTCCGCGAGGTCGTGTTCGGTGTCGATCGCGCCGGGTGCATCGGTATCGCCACCCAGGCCACCCGCGAGATCAAGGCGCTGATGCAGGCCAACCCGCAAACTCAGTGGACCTATCAGTATTCGCCGGAAACCTTCTGTTTCACCGAGCTGGATTTCGGCCTGGAAATCTGTGAAGCGGTCATCGACGAGTTTCAGCCAACACCGTGCAACAAGATGATCCTCAACCTGCCCACTACCGTCGAGGTCGCCACCGCCAATGTGTTCGCCGATCAGATCGAGTGGTTCTGCCGCCACGTGAAAAAACGCGACAGCGTGATCATCAGCGTGCACCCGCATAATGACCGTGGCACCGGGGTCGCTACCGCCGAACAGGCCTGCCTGGCGGGCGCCGAACGGGTCGAAGGGACGTTGTTCGGTAACGGTGAGCGCACCGGTAACGTCGATATCCTGACCTTGGCCATGAACCTGTATACCAGCGGTATCAGCCCCGAGCTGGACTTTTCGGACATCATCCATGTCCAGCGCGAAGTCGAGTATTGCAACCAGCTGCCCACCCATCCGCGTCATCCCTACGCCGGTGAACTGGTTTTCACCGCCTTCTCCGGGTCCCACCAGGACGCCATCAAGAAGGGCTTTGCCCGTCGACGTGACAACCCTGACGGCTACTGGGAAATTCCCTACCTGCCGATCGATCCGGCCGATATGGGGCGCAACTACGAGGCCGTGATCCGCGTCAACAGCCAGTCTGGCAAAGGTGGGGTCGCTTACTTGCTGGAGCAGCAGGGCATCGTGCTGCCGCGTCGCCTGCAAATGGAATTCAGCGGCCTGGTTCAGCGCGTCGCCGACGCCAAGGGCCAGGAAGTGACCAGCGAGATGATCCTGTCCAGCTTTACCAATGACTATCTGCAGCGGGGCAAACCCTACACGCTGACCCAGCCTGTGATCACCACTGGCGATGCTGGCACCTGCATCAGTGCGCAACTGGCATTCGAGGGTGGGCGGGTGACGCTCGCCGGCAAAGGTAACGGGCCGCTGGCCGGGTTGGCCAATGCATTTGCCGCACAGGGGCTGAGTTTCGACATTGCCGACTACCACGAGCATGCGGTGCGTGATGGTGCCGAGGCCGAAGCCATTGCCTACGTGGAAATTCGCGTCCACGGCCAGTTGCTGTTTGGCGTCGGCAGGGACAACAGCAGTTTGCAGGCCTCGCTGCAGGCGGTGGTCAGCGCCGTGTGCAGGGCGACTCGCCAGGGGCTGCTGGAGCCGATAGGGGACGCGGTTGCGGTCCTCAACTGA